The DNA region CGCCCGTCGCGGATGGACTTGATCTCGGTACCTGTCAGTACCAGTCCAGCCTCGAAGCTCTCCAGTATGCTGTACTCATGCCGGGCTTTTCTGTTTTTGGCTACCAGTCGCTGTCCCATAGTGATCTCCAATGCGTATTGTACGCTTCCCGGTGGGGTACGTCAATATTTGTCAGTGCACCTGCCCTGTCCGAACATAGAAAAACAAACCCCAATAGAGCGGGGTTTGCTTTCTTTTGTCTTTGGTCGGGGCGAGAGGATTTGAACCTCCGACCTCCTAGTCCCGAACCAGGCGCGCTAACCAGCCTGCGCTACGCCCCGAGCGCGTTGTATTGTAGCAACCTCTCCGCGGTACGTCAATCACAAGCTCAGGTTGGTGGGGCCGATTGTGGCTTCCCCGAAAGACTCACTAAACCTGGATTCAGTAGTTGACCACAGACCGAATTCTGGTATAATCACCCCGAATGTCAAGGGAGGTTTACTTTTATGGACATAGGAAACCAGAGTTTCCGAATGAGACAGAGCCTTCAATCTGCAATCTCTGGGGAGCACAGCAACGGTGCCCCCTTCGGGCGGTTCTGCATATCCACAAGGCTGTACAGTCCCACCTGGTAACGCCGCAGGATTGTACCGGCGCTACCGACAGATCCTGCAGACCGCAGAGGCGGTCTTTTTTTATGCCTTCATAGAGACGAAAGGAGTCATGCCGATGGCTTATCTGCAGACAGCGAACGGAGCGCAGTGGAGCGGAGCGATCACCGGACCGACCGGGGTCACCGGGGAGCTGGTCTTTTCCACATCGCCTGTGGGGTATCCCCAGAGTGTCACCGACCCATCCTACTGCGGGCAGATCCTGGTCTTCGCCTTCCCCCTGACGGGGACCTATCCGGTGGACAGCAATCTGGAATCAGGGAGACCCTGGGTACGCGGCGTGGTGACGGGCACCTGTGACGACACAGCTTTCAAGCAGTGGCTCGCCGATTGGGGCATCCCGGTTCTGGAGAACGTGCCGACCCGGAGGGTTGTGGAACATATCCGTGAAGGCGGCACGGTCCGGGCCAGGATCGCCGGCGGGTCGACAGGGGGCACCGCAACAGCAAACCATCCATGTCCCGAAGGCAACCCCTACGTGGCAGAGACCAGCTGCGCCGAGGTCCAACGCTATCCGGGATCAGGCTGCCGTTTGGCCGTCATCGACTACGGGATCAAGGAGGGCATCCTCCGGTATCTCTCAGATCGCAGCGTGGAGGTCGTCCGCTTCCCCCACACTGTCACGCCGGAAGGGGTGCTGGCCTGTGATCCCGACGGGATCCTGCTTTCCAACGGCCCAGGCGATCCCCGCTTTCTCCGGGAAGAACGGGAAACGGTCAAAGGCCTTCTCGGGGCACGCCCTCTCCTGGGCATCTGTCTGGGACACCAGCTGCTGGCGCTGGCCTGCGGCGCCGACTCCAGGAAGCTCCCCTTCGGCCACCGCGGCGCCAACCATCCGGTGGTAGACTGCGCCTCCGGCCGGGGTGTTGTCACCAGTCAGAACCACGGATACGAGGTGGTCGCCGACTCGCTCGCCGGAACGGGCCTGTCCGTCTCCCACCGGCATCTTTCCGACAACACCGTGGAAGGTGTGGTCCACCCCGCCTACCGGGCACGGGGTGTGCAGTTCCATCCCGAAGCGTCTCCGGGGCCCACGGAGGGCCGCTGTATCCTTGACGATTTCCTGGCATCCATCTCGGAAAGGGAGGGTTCCTATGTGTAAGGCAGACCCGGCCACGATTTCGTCGGTGCTGGTCATCGGCTCGGGACCGATCCAGATCGGTCAGGGTGCGGAGTTCGACTACTCGGGGAGCCAGGCCTGCCGGGTACTCCGGGAGGAGGGGGTGCGGGTCATCGTCCACAACTGCAATCCCGCCACCATACAGACCGACCGGAGTTCCGCCGACGCCGTCTACTTCCGTCCCCCTACGGAGGAGGCGGTCGTTGATATCCTGCAGCGGGAAGAACCCGACGGGGTGATCGCCACGATGGGCGGCCAGCATGCACTGAACCTCCTGGTTTCTCTGGAAGAAAAGGGCCTATGGGAAGAGCATGGCGTGCGAATCCTCGGAACCGGTGCGGAATCCGTGCGGAACGCCGAAGGACGGCTTGCCTTCCGGACCGCCATGCAGCAGGCAGGGCAGCCTGTGGTGGAAAGCACCTACGTCAACAATACAGAGGAGGCCATCGCCTTCGCGGCGGAAACAGGCTATCCCGTGGTGGTACGCCCCGATTTCACGCTGGGCGGCCACGGCGGCGGCACCGCCTCCTCTCCGGAAGAGCTGCGGACGCTCGCGGAGCACGGACTGGCCGTATCGCCGACCCGCCAGGTTTTGGTGGAACGCTGTCTCAACGGATGGCGGGAGGTGGAATACGAGATGATCCGGGACGGCTCGGGAAACGCCCTCTGCGTCTGCACCATGGAAAACATCGACCCCATGGGTGTCCATACCGGAGACAGTGTGGTGGTGGCGCCGAATCTCACGCTGACGGACCGCCAGAACCACAGGTTACGCCAGGCGGCGCTGGATATCGTCAACCATCTGGACATCCGCGGCGCCTGTAATGTCCAGTTCGCCCTCCACCCCGACGGCGGCAGCTACCATGTGATCGAGGTGAACCCCCGGGCCAGCCGTTCCAGCGCACTGGCGAGCAAGGCCACAGGCTACCCCATCGCCCGGATCGCCACCAAGATCGCTCTGGGCCGTGGCCTGACGGAGCTCACCAACCCGGTCACCGGCGTTTCCAGCGCGCTGGCCGAACCGGCGCTGGACTATGTGGTGGTCAAGATCCCCCGCTGGCCCTTCGACAAGTTTCCCCGCGCTTCCACCAGGCTGGGGACGAGCATGAAGGCCACCGGCGAGGTGATGGCCATGGGGACAACCGTTGTGGAAGCGCTCCAGAAGGCCTTCCGCTCCCTGGAACTCCCCCTGCGCCTCACCGACAGGCTCTCCAGTGTCCCGGCCAGGGAGATCGAGGAGGGAGCGGCCACGCCTTCACACAAGCGTCTGCTCTACGTGACGGAGCTCCTCCGGCGGGGCTACAGCCCTATGGAGATCCGCGGGTGGACGGGCATCCAGCCCTACTTCCTCCGGCAGCTGGCCAAACTGACGGAATGGGAACACCGCTGGTCGGACGGACCACCTTCACCAACACGCTTCAGGGAAGGCAAGGCACTGGGCGTCGGCGATGCGGCCATGGCCGCTCTGAAGGGTGTCACCGAAGACGACATCCGGACAGAGCGAAAGAAACACGGCATCCCCACATTCCAGCCTGTGGACACCTGCGCGGCGGAGTACCCGTCGGCCACCGGCTATCTCTACGGCACCCACCTCCTCCACGCGCCCGGGGAAACGGGAGAGAGCGCAGACCGCCATGACGGGGAGAGCGTAGTGGTCCTCGGTTCCGGACCGATCCGTATGGGACAGGGGCTGGAGTTCGACTACTGCTGTGTCAAGGCTGTGGAAGCGCTCCAGAAGATCGGATACCGGCCGATCATGGTGAACAACAACCCCTCCACGGTCAGTACGGATTTCGACATCACCCCTGTCCTCTACGCAGAACCTGTCACCTACGAGGATGTGATGGATATCGTGGAACGGGAGCACCCCCTGGGTGTGTTCGGTTCCTTCGGGGGACAGACGGCACTGAAGGTGGCCAGGGCGCTCGACACAAGCGGTGTGCCGCTTCTCGGCAACAGCGCCGCTGTGGTCGATATCGCCGAGGACAGGAAGCAGTTCGCCCGGCTGCTTGACGATCTTGGTATCCCACAGCCCGCAAGCGATACAGCCACTGCAGCCGACGAAGCTCTGGACAAGGCGGAACGGCTCGGATTCCCGCTGATGGTACGGCCGAGCTACGTCATCGGCGGACGGGCGATGCGCGTGGTCCGTTCGCCGGCCGAGCTGGAAGGCTATCTCACCGAAGCCGTAGAGGCCAGTGAAGACCATCCGGTGCTGCTGGACTCCTTTCTGAAGGGGGTGGAATTCGAGATCGACGCGGTCTGCGACGGAGCGGACATCCACGTCCCGGCCATCATCGAACATCTGGATCCGGCGGGGGTGCACTCCGGCGACAGCATCGCCATGCTCCCCGCACTCTCCCATAAGGCGCTGCACAGCACCATGATCGCCTACGTCAGGGCCATCTCGGAACGGCTCGGCCTCAAGGGGCTCCTCAATGTGCAGTTCATTGTCAACGAGGGGACGGTGTATGTCATCGAGGCCAACCCCCGGGCGAGCCGGACGGTGCCGATCATCTCCAAGGTGACCGGCGTACCGATGGTGGAGCTGGCGGTCCGCGTCGCCATGGACGAACCGCTGCGCCGGCTGACACAGGAGACCGGCCCGGTGGAATGCGGAAACTGTGCCGTAAAGGTGCCCGTCTTCTCCACGGCACGTCTGGAAGGCGTAGAGGTTGCCGCAGGGCCCGAGATGCGCTCCACCGGCGAATCCCTGGGGGTAGCCTCCTCCATGGGCGACGCGCTGGCCGATGCTTTGGAGGGCGCCGGCTGGAAACGCTCCGCGATCAACGGCGTGCTTTTCTCCGCCTCGGAAGAAAGCAAGCAGGATGTCCTGCCGCTGGCTTCGTCGGCTCTGGACTATGGCTGGGAGGTCTACGCTACAGCGGGGACGGCGGCGCTGCTCGAACAGTGGGGTCTGGAAGCGACGAAAACCCTGGAAGACGGCACGGCGGTCGCCGGCTGTATACGGAACGGGGAGATCGGCCTGGTGGTCAACATCCCCAGGCAGGGCAACGACAGCTCTACAGCGGGATTCCGCCTCCGCCGACTCGCCGCCGAGTGGGGGGTTCCCTGCATCACCTCCATGGAGGTGGCGCGGGCCGTGTTCCCGGCCCTTTCCAAACGGAACGGAAGGTGTGGACCAAAAGCGGCATGAGTAATCCTTGTTCTGTTGTTGTCAAGCCCCGGGAAAGCCATTACAATACAGGTACCGACAAGTGCATACAGTAGACCTTCGACCTGTAGCGCCTCTCCGAGGGGCTGCGGGCGATAGGTGGCAGGAGCGATCCTGTCGCCCGCCGTGTTTTGCAAAGAAGGGGACCCGACAAGTGGGTCCCCTTTTGTTGTACCCAGGCACAGAAAGGACAGTATGGGTGCGCATTTTTGCGCAGGGCAAACGGTTGTACAAACATCCGTTCGATACTTCTTAGGGGGGACAAGTGTGATCGACAAGATGAAACTGCTCAAGGAATGGGACTACGAAGCGGTCGATGCAGACAGAGGCTATACGGGCAAAACGCTCTACCTCAATGTCGGCGACCAGCGTATGGAGGAAAAGCCCGTCACCGATGAAATGAAAGAGAAATTCGTCGGCGGCCGGGGTTTCGATCTCAGGCTGCTCTGGGACGCCGTCAACGAGAACACCAAGTGGGACAGCCCGGAAAACGAGATCGTCATCTCCGGCGGTCCGCTCTGCGGGATCACCCAGTATCCGGGAACGGGCAAGTACTACGCCGCGTTCATCTCTCCGCTTTCCAACCAGGTCTACGACAGCAACTCCGGCGGCCACTTCGCCCCGCTCCTCAAGTTCGCCGGCTACGACGCGCTGGAGCTGCAGGGGAAATCCGACCGGGACATCGTCGTCTTCATCGACGGCGACAACGGTAAGGTTCAGATCTACGAATCGCCCTTCGGTGACGATGTCAATGCCTATACCGTCACCAAACCGCTCCACGAATACTTCGCCGGCAACGAAAACGAACTGCGCTTCGTCTCGGTCATCTCCGCCGGACAGGCCGCCAACCACAGCTACTGGGGCTGCCTGAACACCAGCTTCTACGACGTGAAACGCAAGGACTTCCGCCTCAAGCAGGCCGGCCGCGGTGGCGGCGGAACGGTCTTCCGGGACAAGAAGATCGCCGCCCTGGTGGTCCGGAAGCGCAACTGGACCGGTCAGAGCACCGGCCCCGAGGATCCCCAGGAACTCCAGAAACCCGGCGCCAAGATCAACAAGGAGATCTTCACGCTGGACAACAAGATGAACCAGATGCGCAAAGTGGGGACCACGCACCTCAACCAGATCATGAACACCTACCACCTGCTCCCCACCAATAACTACAAGTACGGCCAGCATCCCGACGCCTGGAGGATGAGCACCGACCACTACAAGCGGCTCTTCACCCAGAACATCCCCGACGGATGCTGGATCGGCTGCACGCTGGCCTGCGCCCACGGCGTGGACCACTTCAAGCTCCAGACCGGCCCCTGGAAGGGCAAGGAGGTTCTGGTGGACGGTCCCGAGTACGAGACCGCCGCAGGCCTGGGCTCCAACATCGGCATCTTCGACCCCTTCTGGACCATCGAGGCCAACTTCTACGCCGACCATTACGGCATGGACACCATCTCCCTCGGTACGGGACTGGCCTTCGTCTGCGAGTGCTACGAGAAGGGCTTCCTCAACAAGGAGATCACAAACGGCCTCAATCTCAACTTCGGCCAGATGGACGACCTCATGGAGCTCATCCACCGCATGGGCGAAGGAAAAGACGAGTTCGCCAAGGAAGCCGCCAAGGGAATCAAGCACTTCAGCGAGACTGTCATCGAGAAGTACGGCGCGCCCCGCGAGATCGTGGAGAAGTTCGCCATGCAGGGCCAGGGCGTGGAGGTCTCCGAGTACGTCTGCAAGGAATCGGTGGCCCAGTGGGGCGGCTTCTTCCTGACGCTGAAGGGCCCCCAGCACGACGAGGCCTGGCTGATCTTCATGGACCGGGTCAACAAACAGCTCCCCACCTTCGATGACAAAGCCGAGGCGCTGCATTACTTCCCCAACTTCCGGACCTGGTTCTCCCTGGTGGGCCTCTGCAAGCTGCCCTGGAACGACATCGAACCGGCGGACAACAAGACGAAATACCCGCCCCAGGATGCCGCCAAGGTACCCGAGCACGTTGACAACTACGTCCGCATCTTCAAAGCCGTGACCGGACGGGACTTCGACAAGGACGAGATGATCAGGCAGGCCGAGCGGGTGTACAACTACCAGCGCGTCTTCCAGCTCCGTATGGGCAGGGGGACACGGGCGGACCACAATATCCCCGACCGCGCCCTGGGACCCGTCTTCTACGAGGAATGGATGGCCCGTGCCAAGTACTACGACGAGGAGCTCGAAAAGGCCGGCATCGATCCCGAAGGCCTGAGTGTGGAGAAGAAGATCGAGAAGCTTCAGGAGCACCGCCACAAGGAGTGGGAGAAGCTCAAGGACGCCGTCTACAAACGCCGCGGCTGGGACAGAAACGGCATCCCCACCCTCGAGAAGCTGCAGGAGCTCGGCATGGACCTCCCCGAGGTCGTTGAGGTTGTCAAAGCCAAAGCGAATCCGGAGGACAAGTTCGAGGACTGATGATCACCGTGAACACGGAGCCCATGGAGTGGCGTCCCGGCATGACCGTCAAGGACGTCCTGAAAGAAAAGGAGTATACCTTCCCCCTGGTGGGGGTGTGGATCGACGACGAACCCGTCCACCGGGACGACTTCCCTCATACGGAGGTCCCGGACGGAGCGAAGGTACAGGTGATCCACTCCATCAGCGGAGGGTAAGAACCGCACCAGACAGCGCAGCAATCAACGAGGCCGGGGGATGATCCCCCGGCCTCGTTTTCGCTGTTTCTCAAACATCCGGCAACGGTCACCCTTCGGAGCGGCGCCCGCGACGTGAGGCAGAAAAAGACCTCAGGCGTGGCCGTCCTTCCACTCCTGCTGCCAGGGAAGATAGCCCTTTGCTCCCGGAGCGGCGCTGCAGGGGATCTCCGTCCATCCCCATGGCGTGACGAGCAGCGCCCGGATCTCAACCCCGCGCCGGGCCAGTTCCAGCAGATGCCGCTGGTAGCGCATGACGTCGCCGGCGATCCAGTTGTCGCAGAGCAGCCAGACCTTCTTGCATCTCCCCTGCGAAAAGAGCGCCGCATGGTCGACAGCCATCCGCAGCCCTTCGTCGACGTCCATCGGCCCAAGAGCCAGGACCACCGCCTCCCTCTGGCCAATCCCCTCCGAAGGAGGCAACAGATCCGCGTAGGATGTGACCCAATCTATCTTGCCCAACAGCGACTCGGGATCGCCCTGGAAACGGCGCTCACCCATGCCGGGAAGCTCGTCCTCCGAGAGGAACCCATCCTGTACCGTATTGGTGATCATCCATTCCTGAACCTGCGCAACGAGAGATCGTATATAGGGAGGACATTCGGGACCTTCCATCGCCCGGAGCACCTGCCCCACCGTCAGCTGCTCCTCATCGCGGCCGTCGTTGCGGTTCTTTCCGTTCATCCTGTGGCTCATGCTGTATCCCTCCCTCACCCGTAGGTGTTCCACATGCAGGATACCACACCTGCCTCGTCTCCAGCTACCGTTGAGACTACGGACATTGGACAAAAAGCACATCCTCCCTGTACTATTCTGAATGTCATGTTCAGGAAGAGCCGCCAAGCCTGAACACCATACAGACAAGGAGTGGTCCCGATGCAACCGTCCGTACTCCGCGCCAACAGCAGTATTCTCCTGATGATCGACATGCAGGCCAAGCTCCTCAACGCTCTGCCGGCCAGAGAGGAGCTCATCGAGGAAACGGAGGTTCTGCTCAAATGCTGTTCCACCCTGGGTGTCCCCGTGCTCGCCACGGAAC from Synergistales bacterium includes:
- a CDS encoding carbamoyl phosphate synthase small subunit, whose product is MAYLQTANGAQWSGAITGPTGVTGELVFSTSPVGYPQSVTDPSYCGQILVFAFPLTGTYPVDSNLESGRPWVRGVVTGTCDDTAFKQWLADWGIPVLENVPTRRVVEHIREGGTVRARIAGGSTGGTATANHPCPEGNPYVAETSCAEVQRYPGSGCRLAVIDYGIKEGILRYLSDRSVEVVRFPHTVTPEGVLACDPDGILLSNGPGDPRFLREERETVKGLLGARPLLGICLGHQLLALACGADSRKLPFGHRGANHPVVDCASGRGVVTSQNHGYEVVADSLAGTGLSVSHRHLSDNTVEGVVHPAYRARGVQFHPEASPGPTEGRCILDDFLASISEREGSYV
- the carB gene encoding carbamoyl-phosphate synthase large subunit, yielding MCKADPATISSVLVIGSGPIQIGQGAEFDYSGSQACRVLREEGVRVIVHNCNPATIQTDRSSADAVYFRPPTEEAVVDILQREEPDGVIATMGGQHALNLLVSLEEKGLWEEHGVRILGTGAESVRNAEGRLAFRTAMQQAGQPVVESTYVNNTEEAIAFAAETGYPVVVRPDFTLGGHGGGTASSPEELRTLAEHGLAVSPTRQVLVERCLNGWREVEYEMIRDGSGNALCVCTMENIDPMGVHTGDSVVVAPNLTLTDRQNHRLRQAALDIVNHLDIRGACNVQFALHPDGGSYHVIEVNPRASRSSALASKATGYPIARIATKIALGRGLTELTNPVTGVSSALAEPALDYVVVKIPRWPFDKFPRASTRLGTSMKATGEVMAMGTTVVEALQKAFRSLELPLRLTDRLSSVPAREIEEGAATPSHKRLLYVTELLRRGYSPMEIRGWTGIQPYFLRQLAKLTEWEHRWSDGPPSPTRFREGKALGVGDAAMAALKGVTEDDIRTERKKHGIPTFQPVDTCAAEYPSATGYLYGTHLLHAPGETGESADRHDGESVVVLGSGPIRMGQGLEFDYCCVKAVEALQKIGYRPIMVNNNPSTVSTDFDITPVLYAEPVTYEDVMDIVEREHPLGVFGSFGGQTALKVARALDTSGVPLLGNSAAVVDIAEDRKQFARLLDDLGIPQPASDTATAADEALDKAERLGFPLMVRPSYVIGGRAMRVVRSPAELEGYLTEAVEASEDHPVLLDSFLKGVEFEIDAVCDGADIHVPAIIEHLDPAGVHSGDSIAMLPALSHKALHSTMIAYVRAISERLGLKGLLNVQFIVNEGTVYVIEANPRASRTVPIISKVTGVPMVELAVRVAMDEPLRRLTQETGPVECGNCAVKVPVFSTARLEGVEVAAGPEMRSTGESLGVASSMGDALADALEGAGWKRSAINGVLFSASEESKQDVLPLASSALDYGWEVYATAGTAALLEQWGLEATKTLEDGTAVAGCIRNGEIGLVVNIPRQGNDSSTAGFRLRRLAAEWGVPCITSMEVARAVFPALSKRNGRCGPKAA
- a CDS encoding aldehyde:ferredoxin oxidoreductase: MDKMKLLKEWDYEAVDADRGYTGKTLYLNVGDQRMEEKPVTDEMKEKFVGGRGFDLRLLWDAVNENTKWDSPENEIVISGGPLCGITQYPGTGKYYAAFISPLSNQVYDSNSGGHFAPLLKFAGYDALELQGKSDRDIVVFIDGDNGKVQIYESPFGDDVNAYTVTKPLHEYFAGNENELRFVSVISAGQAANHSYWGCLNTSFYDVKRKDFRLKQAGRGGGGTVFRDKKIAALVVRKRNWTGQSTGPEDPQELQKPGAKINKEIFTLDNKMNQMRKVGTTHLNQIMNTYHLLPTNNYKYGQHPDAWRMSTDHYKRLFTQNIPDGCWIGCTLACAHGVDHFKLQTGPWKGKEVLVDGPEYETAAGLGSNIGIFDPFWTIEANFYADHYGMDTISLGTGLAFVCECYEKGFLNKEITNGLNLNFGQMDDLMELIHRMGEGKDEFAKEAAKGIKHFSETVIEKYGAPREIVEKFAMQGQGVEVSEYVCKESVAQWGGFFLTLKGPQHDEAWLIFMDRVNKQLPTFDDKAEALHYFPNFRTWFSLVGLCKLPWNDIEPADNKTKYPPQDAAKVPEHVDNYVRIFKAVTGRDFDKDEMIRQAERVYNYQRVFQLRMGRGTRADHNIPDRALGPVFYEEWMARAKYYDEELEKAGIDPEGLSVEKKIEKLQEHRHKEWEKLKDAVYKRRGWDRNGIPTLEKLQELGMDLPEVVEVVKAKANPEDKFED
- the thiS gene encoding sulfur carrier protein ThiS, with translation MITVNTEPMEWRPGMTVKDVLKEKEYTFPLVGVWIDDEPVHRDDFPHTEVPDGAKVQVIHSISGG